A stretch of the Arachis stenosperma cultivar V10309 chromosome 6, arast.V10309.gnm1.PFL2, whole genome shotgun sequence genome encodes the following:
- the LOC130934276 gene encoding serine/threonine-protein phosphatase 7 long form homolog — protein sequence MDGLFCCIMNTWYVNIALQTKLRMLTCDHSVSPDRYNDRVEEHLRVTGFYHASQIGVVQNQKALVNALIERWPPDTHTFHLPIGECDITLEDVALILGLPTDGLPVTGMTTSSFSALEAECLHQFGVALRKSECRGCCIKLTWLRDLKENMQLNDGISIQRYVKCHIMLLIGTILFGDKSGAGVHWKFLPLLRDFASIGQYSWGSACLAHLYRALCRASRYNCKEIDGFQKLR from the exons ATGGATGGTCTATTTTGTTGCATAATGAACACGTGGTACGTAAATATAGCTCTTCAAACG AAATTAAGAATGTTGACTTGTGACCATTCAGTTTCGCCGGATCGGTACAACGATCGTGTGGAGGAGCATTTACGAGTTACTGGATTTTATCATGCATCTCAGATTGGTGTCGTACAAAATCAGAAAGCACTCGTGAATGCTCTAATCGAACGCTGGCCCCCTGATACACATACGTTTCACCTTCCAATTGGTGAATGTGATATAACTCTTGAAGATGTGGCTCTAATTCTTGGTCTTCCGACGGATGGTCTTCCAGTTACTGGGATGACAACGAGTAGTTTCTCAGCGTTGGAGGCGGAGTGTTTGCATCAATTTGGAGTTGCACTGCGTAAGTCGGAGTGTAGAGGATGCTGCATAAAACTGACTTGGCTGCGGGATCTAAAAGAAAACATGCAGTTGAATGATGGAATAAGTATACAGAGGTATGTGAAGTGCCACATTATGTTGCTGATTGGGACGATCTTGTTTGGGGATAAATCTGGGGCAGGTGTGCACTGGAAGTTTCTACCCTTGCTTCGTGATTTTGCCAGTATTGGACAGTATAGTTGGGGATCGGCATGCCTAGCACACCTCTACAGGGCGTTATGCAGGGCATCTCGTTATAACTGTAAGGAAATAgatggttttcaaaaattaagataa